Below is a genomic region from Citrobacter telavivensis.
TGAACAAGAGCCAACAAGTTCAGACAATCACCCTGGCCGCCGCCCAGCAAATGGCGGCGGCGGTGGAAAAAAAAGCCACTGAGATCAACGTGGCGGTGGTGTTTTCCGTAGTTGACCGCGGAGGCAACACGCTGCTTATCCAGCGGATGGACGAGGCCTTCGTCTCCAGCTGCGATATTTCCCTGAATAAAGCCTGGAGCGCCTGCAGCCTGAAGCAAGGTACCCATGAAATTACGCCAGCGGTCCAGCCAGGACAATCTCTGTACGGTCTGCAGCTTACCAACCAACAGCGAATTATTATTTTTGGCGGCGGCCTGCCAGTTATTTTTAATGAGCAGGTAATTGGCGCCGTCGGCGTTAGCGGCGGTACGGTCGAGCAGGATCAATTATTAGCCCAGTGCGCCCTGGATTGTTTTTCCGCATTATAACCTGAAGCGAGAAGGTATATTATGAGCTATCGTATGTTTGATTATCTGGTGCCAAACGTTAACTTTTTTGGCCCCAACGCCATTTCCGTAGTCGGCGAACGCTGCCAGCTGCTGGGGGGGAAAAAAGCCCTGCTGGTCACCGACAAAGGCCTGCGGGCAATTAAAGATGGAGCGGTGGACAAAACCCTGCATTATCTGCGGGAGGCCGGGATCGAGGTGGCGATCTTTGACGGCGTCGAGCCGAACCCGAAAGACACCAACGTGCGCGACGGCCTCGCCGTGTTTCGCCGCGAACAGTGCGACATCATCGTCACCGTGGGCGGCGGCAGCCCGCACGATTGCGGCAAAGGCATCGGCATCGCCGCCACCCATGAGGGCGATCTGTACCAGTATGCCGGAATCGAGACCCTGACCAACCCGCTGCCACCTATCGTCGCGGTCAATACCACCGCCGGCACCGCCAGCGAGGTCACCCGCCACTGCGTCCTGACCAACACCGAAACCAAAGTGAAGTTTGTGATCGTCAGCTGGCGCAACCTGCCGTCGGTCTCTATCAACGATCCGCTGCTGATGATCGGTAAACCGGCCGCCCTGACCGCGGCGACTGGGATGGATGCCCTGACCCACGCCGTAGAGGCCTATATCTCCAAAGACGCTAACCCGGTGACGGACGCCGCCGCCATGCAGGCGATCCGCCTCATCGCCCGCAACCTGCGCCAGGCCGTGGCCCTCGGCAGCAATCTGCAGGCGCGGGAAAACATGGCCTATGCTTCTCTGCTGGCCGGGATGGCTTTCAATAACGCCAACCTCGGCTACGTGCACGCCATGGCGCACCAGCTGGGCGGCCTGTACGACATGCCGCACGGCGTGGCCAACGCTGTCCTGCTGCCGCATGTGGCCCGCTACAACCTGATCGCCAACCCGGAGAAATTCGCCGATATCGCTGAACTGATGGGCGAAAATATCACCGGACTGTCCACTCTCGACGCGGCGGAAAAAGCCATCGCCGCTATCACGCGTCTGTCGATGGATATCGGTATTCCGCAGCATCTGCGCGATCTGGGAGTAAAAGAGGCCGACTTCCCCTACATGGCGGAGATGGCTCTGAAAGACGGCAATGCGTTCTCGAACCCGCGTAAAGGCAACGAGCAGGAGATTGCCGCGATTTTCCGCCAGGCATTCTGAGTGTTAACGAGGGGACCGTCATGTCGCTTTCACCGCCAGGCGTACGCCTGTTTTACGATCCGCGCGGGCACCATGCCGGCGCCATCAATGAGCTGTGCTGGGGGCTGGAGGAGCAGGGGGTCCCCTGCCAGACCATAACCTATGACGGAGGCGGTGACGCCGCTGCGCTGGGCGCCCTGGCGGCCAGAAGCTCGCCCCTGCGGGTGGGTATCGGGCTCAGCGCGTCCGGCGAGATAGCCCTCACTCATGCCCAGCTGCCGGCGGACGCGCCGCTGGCTACCGGACACGTCACCGATAGCGACGATCATCTGCGTACGCTCGGCGCCAACGCCGGGCAGCTGGTTAAAGTCCTGCCGTTAAGTGAGAGAAACTGAATGTATCGTATCTATACCCGCACCGGGGATAAAGGCACCACCGCCCTGTACGGCGGCAGCCGCATCGAGAAAGACCATATTCGCGTCGAGGCCTACGGCACCGTCGATGAACTGATATCCCAACTGGGCGTCTGCTACGCCACGACCCGCGACGCCGGGCTCCGGGAAAGCCTGCACCATATTCAGCAGACGCTGTTCGTGCTGGGGGCTGAACTGGCCAGCGATGCGCGGGGCCTGACCCGCCTGAGCCAGACGGTCGGCGAAGAGGAGATCACCGCCCTGGAGCGGCTTATCGACCGCAATATGGCCGAGAGCGGCCCGTTAAAACAGTTCGTGATCCCGGGGAGGAATCTCGCCTCTGCCCAGCTGCACGTGGCGCGCACCCAGTCCCGTCGGCTCGAACGCCTGCTGACGGCCATGGACCGCGCGCATCCGCTGCGCGACGCGCTCAAACGCTACAGCAATCGCCTGTCGGATGCCCTGTTCTCCATGGCGCGTATCGAGGAGACTAGGCCTGATGCTTGCGCTTGAATTGGCTGGCGTCAATATCGTACTGCTTCATTTTGCGCCACAGGGTGGTGCGGCCGATATTGAGCAGCTGCGACATCTCCTGCACCCGCCCGCTGGTCACCCGGGCGGCGTGAATAATAGCTTCCTTTTCGATGGCGCTAAAGGTCAGGCTGGCCGGCAGCAGCGATGACGCGCTATCCCCGCCCGGCCGCTCGGAAAAGAGATATTCCGGCAGATTACTCAGGCGAATGTGGCCGTTGTCGCTGCTGATGGCGATATTCTCAATGACGCTGTTGAGCTCAAAATCATTCCCCGGCCATGAGTAGGCCACCAGCTGCGCCAGCGCGTCATCGTCCACTTTCAGTCGCGAAGAGAAACGCTTCTCCAGGCTCTTCAACCGGTTATGCACCAGCGACGGAATACTGTTGCGTCGGGCGCGCAGCGGCGGGATGACGATCTCAAAGGAGTGCAGCGCATAGTACAGCTGGCGGCTAAAGCGGTTCTGTTCCACCAGATTGGCCAGATCGACGGTGGTGGTGGCAATCACCTTCACATCCACCGGGATCAGGCGCCGGGCGTCGAGGCGGGTGAGCACGCCCTGCTTAATCACCTGCAGCAGGGCCGACTGCAGCTCCGGCGCCAGATACTCGATCTTTTCCAGAAACAGGGTGCCGCCGTTGGCCAGCTCAAGGCGGCTCAGGCGACCATTTTCATCGTCGGTAGGGGCGCTGCCCATAAAGTCCTGGCCCAGCACGCTGTCGGCATATAGCTGGCAGTTGACGGCGATGTAGGGGCCGCCCGCCCGTTCGCTTTCATTGTGGATAGCCTGGCTCAGCAGCTCTTTCCCAACCCCCTCTTCGCCGCACAGCAGCACCGGGAAGCCACCGCGCGCCGCCTGGCGGCCAAAGTGGATCAGGCGTCGGGTTTCCGGATCGTCGGCAGACATCTGCTCAAAGGTGTGGCTCACTTTACCGAGCTGGCTGGTCATCAGCTGCCGCATCTGCTCCACCGGGTGCAGCAGCAGAATAAAACTGTTGCCTTGCGCCTCGACAATCGGTTTTAAGGTGATCACCGCATCGACAAACTGATGCTGACTTTCAAAGGTGACTTCGACGTGATTCAGGCCGCGGGCGTGTTTGATGGCGCGGCGCAGCAGCGCCGGGAGGGTCACCAGATCGGCGATATTTTTCCCCTGGCTGGCCTGAACATCAAGATGCAGCAGTCTCGCCGCCTGAACATTGAGAAACTGCAGCACGCCCTGTTCGTTCCACGCCATCACCCCATCGTCCATGCTCTCCAGCAGGCCGTACATCTGATTAAGGTGACGGTTGGATTCCGCCAGCAGGCTGTCGGTGAGCAGGGAGTTACCCACCTCGCGGGCGATGGCCAGCGTCAGGGAGAGGTCGGCGCTGGACTGGTGCTCGACCAGACAGCAAAGCGAAATAGAGCCGAACAGCCGCCCGTGGTTATCAAACACCGGCGTCGAGCAAAAACTCCATGGCTGTAGCGCCTGCTTAAAATGCCGATCGCCGGCGGTGTTGATCGGCTGGCCCTGCATCGCGGCCAGCGACAGCGCGCAGGTGCCGATAATGCTCTCAGCACAATAGCTGCCGTCGCGAAATCCCAGGGCAGCCAGCTGGGCCAGGGTTTGCGGCTCGCCGCAACGGCTGAGGATGCAGGCAGACTCATCAAGAATAAACAGCGCGCAGGGGCGACCGTCCATAAACTCCCAGGCGTCTTCCAGCGCCGCCTGACCGATGGTCAGCAGCGCGGTTTTACGCCGACAGATGGAGTCGAAGGTCAGGCCCTGGGCCTGGTGCGGCGTTTGCCAGGTTTCGCGCTGCATAAACTTGCTGCAGCGGTGCCATGACTGGGCGATGACGGAAGAGACCGCCTTCCCGGTATCCTGAGTCTGAACAGTCATATCCTTTTCCGCGTTGTACCATAGAGAACCCCTCCGGCAGCGACTGCCGGAGGGGAGAAAGAAAAACCGCTGACCTGGGCCAGCGGTTTAGCCACCGCGAATTAACGCGCCAGCCACTGCTGGCCTAACAGATCGGCGGTGAGGATAGCGGCATGGACGCTCTCCGGGGTCACCGCAAACGGCATATTGTGGATGGTTTCCCCTTCCGCGCAGGTGGCTTTCGCCACCGCGGCGATTTTCTCGTCGATCCCCTCTTTGACGCCCATCTGCGCGAGCGTCACCGGCAGGCCGACGCGCTGGCAGAAGCCCAGCACCGTTTCAATCTCGTCCATCGGGCTGTTCTGTAGCACCAGCTGCGCCAGGGTACCGAAGGCCACTTTCTCACCGTGATACAGGTGATGGCACTCTTCAAGAATGGTGAAACCGTTGTGGATTGCATGGGCGGCGGCCAGGCCACTGCTTTCAAAGCCAATGCCGCTGAGGTAAGTGTTCGCCTCGATGATGCGCTCCAGCGCTTCGGTCACTACCCCGGCCTGCGCCGCCAGACGGGCCTTTTCGCCCTCCGCCAGCAGCGTATCATAGCACAGGCGGGCGAGGCTCAGCGCCGCCTCGGTGGACTGTCCTCCGGCCATGCTGGTGGCGCGCGCATCGTAGCAAGCTTTGGCCTCGAACCAGGTGGAGAGCGCATCGCCCATGCCGGAGACCAGCAGGCGTACCGGCGCTTTGGCGATAATCGCCGTGTCCATCACCACCATATCCGGGTTTTTCGGATAGATCAGATACTCTTCAAACTCGCCCGCTTCGGTGTAGATCACCGACAGCGCGCTGGTCGGCGCATCGGTCGAGGCGATGGTCGGGATCACCACCACCGGCAGCTTCTGGTAGTAACCGATCGCCTTCGCGGTATCGAGGGTTTTACCACCGCCGATCCCGACCACGCCGCGGCAACCGTGTTTTTTCAGAATGGCAATCAGGCGATTAATTTCAACATGGCTGCATTCACCGTTGAAGCGTTCCGCGTGGCAGCTAATGTCATGGCTGTGCAGGCCATTGAGTACCTTTTCTCCCGCCAGCTTCATGACGAAGTCGTCCGCAATCACGAAAAAGCTGTCCGCCAGATTTTTAGCGTATTGACCAAATAAGGTAGAAGCGTCAGGACCCTGGAGATATTTGGCTGGAGATTGAATAACTTTTAGCATTCCTTTCATCCTCAAATAAGTACATGTTTTTACATGGTGAGCCCTGGCGTTAACCCGTTTAGCCTGATGTTGACGGCGAAAGCGGACGTACCGGAGCGATGTAATAACTGTATGGCGAGGCGTGTACAAAAAAATCTTTCGTCATTTTGTTCTGATATGGAACAGATAAAAATGACATGCGTTTCATATTGGAACGCTTAACCACAAAAATAATGAGATTTGCGATCTCGATCCGTTCCGTTACCGCGAAATTACCGACAAACACGATGATAAATTTCCCCAATTACGCGCCATCCTGGGTAAAGCCCCGCAAAAAAGACTGACTGCGCCGTGTGGCCTGCTCTGATCGCAGGAGGAAAAAGTCGAGCGAGTTCGCATTGTGATGATTTCTCGCCTAATTAAGTTTCATTTCGGAACAAAAAACAGCAATCACGTTTCGTAATGAAACTCATTTTCGTGTTGTTTTTTTCCATGCTGACTTCGCCAGAATCTCTCTATCGCCTCCGCACCATGAACATGCATTCGGGGGGTTGTCTTACACTCAACCTCGAGGAGCCGTTATGTCTCAATTCTTTTTTAATCAACGCCCCCATCTCGTTAGCGACGTGATCGACGGTACAATTATCACCAGCCCGTGGAATAACCTGGCGCGTCTGGAGAGCGACCCGGCGATCCGTGTAGTGGTACGCCGCGATCTGAATAAAAACAACGTGGCGGTGATTTCCGGCGGCGGCTCCGGCCATGAACCGGCGCACGTCGGCTTTATTGGTAAAGGCATGCTGACCGCCGCGGTCTGCGGCGATCTGTTCGCCTCGCCGAGCGTCGATGCGGTACTCACCGCGATTCAGGCGGTGACCGGCGAGGCGGGCTGTCTGACCTGCTCCCCGTTGATTAGTACACCCCGATGTTAGTAATGTCTTCATAAGCCACATGAGGACATCCCCATGAAGAAGCGTTTTTCCGACGAACAGATCATCAGTATTCTCCGCGAAGCCGAAGCTGGGGTACCCGCCCGTGAACTCTGCCGCAAGCATGCCATTTCCGATGCCACGTTTTACATCTGGCGTAAGAAGTATGGCGGTATGGAGGTGCCTGAAGTTAAGCGCCTGAAGTCGCTTGAGGAAGAGAACGCCAGACTCAAGAAGCTGCTTGCCGAAGCCATGCTGGATAAAGAGGCGCTTCAGGTGGCTCTTGGGCGAAAGTACTGACGACAGACCAGAAGCGGGAAGCCGTGATGTTGATGTGTGATGCGACCGGTCTGTCGCAACGTCGTGCCTGCAGGCTTACAGGTTTATCCCTGTCGACCTGCCGCTATGAGGCTCACCGTCCGGCTGCTGATGCGCATTTATCAGGGCGCATCACTGAGCTGGCACTGGAGCGCAGGCGTTTTGGCTACCGTCGTATTTGCCAGTTGCTGCGCCGTGAAGGGCTTCATGTTAATCATAAGCGCGTGTACCGGCTTTATCACCTCAGTGGCCTGGGCGTAAAACGCAGAAGACGTCGTAAAGGGCTGGCAACAGAACGTCTGCCGCTGCTCCGTCCGGCGGCGCCCAATCTGACCTGGTCGATGGATTTCGTCATGGACGCACTTTCCACCGGTCGCAGGATCAAGTGTCTTACCTGCGTCGATGATTTCACAAAGGAATGCCTGACGGTCACTGTTGCCTTTGGGATTTCAGGCGTTCAGGTCACGCGTATTCTGGACAGCATTGCACTGTTTCGAGGCTATCCGGGCGTCGATGTTTTTCTGCCTAAATCGGGTTCAACGCTGGTTGTGCCGCAGCAACTGATACTTCCGGATACCGTGCGCGAGGGGATTGTCATCAACGTCGCCGAGATGCGGCTTTACTATTATCCTGCTGGCAGCAATACGGTTGAGGTTTTACCCATTGACATTGGTCAGGCGGGTAGAGAAACGCCGCGTAACTGGGTGACGGCGGTCGAACGTAAGCAGGAAGCACCAAGCTGGACGCCGACGCCAAATACCCGACGTGAATACGCCGCTCGCGGTGAAAGCTTGCCGGCTTTTGTTCCTGCCGGGCCAGAAAATCCGATGGGCCTGTATGCAATTTATATTGGCAGGCTTTATGCCATTCACGGGACAAATGCCAATTTCGGTATTGGTTTGCGGGTAAGTCAGGGGTGCATCCGTTTGCGGAATGATGACATCAAGCACCTGTTTGATACGGTGCCTGTAGGGACGCGTGTACAATTAATTGACCGACCGGTGAAATACAGCGAAGAGCCGGACGGTAGTCGCTGGGTGGAAGTACATGAGCCGCTGTCACGAAACCGTTCGGAATACGAGTCTGACAGAAAGGTGCCTTTGTCAGTCACTCCCGCTTTGCGCACCTTTATCAGCGGGAATGACGTGGATGTGAGCCGCGGGAGCCAGGCACTGGAAAGGCGCTCCGGTATGCCGGTGAACATCAGCCTGGTACAGAAGCATTATTAATTTTCAGGGCGACTTTGTTGACCTTCAGGTCGGATGGGTCGCTTTTTTAATTTGATACTGCCCCATTTTTACCACGCCAATATGGTCAGCCATTAGTTGGGCTTCGTGTTCACTGTGGGTAACCAACAGCGCCGTTTGCCCGGCGGCGCGCAAAATATCCCGTACCTCGTTGCCAAGACGCTCACGTGTGCGCTTATCCAGGCTGGAGAAGGGTTCATCCAGCAACAGGATTTCCGGATGTGGCGCCAACGCGCGCGCAAGGGCGATACGCTGTTGTTGCCCGCCGGAAAGCTCATGCGGATAGCGGTTGGCATGGCTGTGTAACTCCACCATTTTCAACAGCTCAGTCACTCTGGCCTGTTGTTCCTCACGCGGCATGCGACGCAATCCAAAGGCCACATTTTGCTGCGCGGTCAGATGGGGGAATAACGCATACTCCTGGAAGACCATGCCGACATGACGTTTTTCCGGTGGCAGATGAACGCCGGGACCGGCAACACGTCGCTGTGACACATAGATCTCTCCGTTTTGCAGGCGTTCAAATCCGGCAACTGCGCGTAGTACCGTGGTTTTTCCGCAGCCTGAGGCACCCAGCAGACAGGCAATTTCACCTTTACGTACCGACATTGAAAATCCGCTCAGTACCGATTGCTGGCTGTTGCCATAAGCAACGTGTACATCCTGGAGTCGTAATGCAATTTCTGACATTGTTGCTCTCTTAACCACGGCGAGTCATTTGGTGACGCACCAACAAAATAACCGGTAGCGTGCCAGCTAAAACAATCATTAGCGCGGCGATAGCACCTTCTTCATAGGTTCCACGTGCGGCTTCCGCATACAGTAACGTTGCCAGCGTTTCAAAATTGACCGGGCGCAAAAGCAACGTTGTTGGCAGCTCTTTCATGGCATCAGCAAAAACCAGCAGGGCACTGCTGACTAATGCCGGGCGCAGCAGGGGAAAATGGACTCGTGCAAACGTCCCCGCACCATTCTCGCCCAACAGACGAGACGCCTGTTCCAGCGAAGGTGGAATGCGGCCCAGACCAGAATCCAGCGCGCCAATGGCAATCGCCTGGAATCGCATGGCACAACAAATTACCAGCAGGATCCCTGCGGACATCAGCGGCAGGCCGCGAACATCCAGTAAATCGGCCAGCCAGCGGTCGACAGCCATGGCGGGGGGTAAAAAACCAATCGCCAGAATTGTGCCGGGAACCGCATAGCCTAAAGAGGCCAGACGCATCACGCCGCGACGAAATCCCGGCATGGCGTTGTCTGCGGCGCTATGGCGGGCGCTCCAGGCCACCAGCATACTGACACAAACCACCACCAGCGTGGTTCCCGCTGCCAGCGATAGCGTATTTTGCAATGCTGACAGTAACGAAGAGGAAAGGGGGTTCTCATCGCCTATGCGTTTGGCGCTTTCCCACATTAAAAACAGTACCGGTGCCAGAAAACCCAGTACAACCGGCAGTGAAATAACGCCACCGAGCAGCCAACCGCGCCAGCCCTGCACGCGCGAAGGTTGAATTTCCCGCAGGCTGCGGCTGCTGAATCCTTGTTTTCTGCGACCATAAAATTCCAGTGTCAGAATCAGGAATATAAACATCAGCATCATGCAGGCAATTTGCGCCGCAGCAGATAAATCAGAACGCGAGATCCATGTGGTGTACACGGTAACGGTTAACGTCTGTACCCCGAGAAACTCCGATGCGCCAATATCGTTGAGCGTTTCCAGCAGTGCCAGGCTGATCCCAACGGCCAGTGCCGGACGGGCCATGGGCAAAGCAACACGAAAAAAGGTTCCGGTTGCGCTGCATCCCAGCGTGCGTGCGGCTTCCAGTAAATGGGCGGGCTGGCTGATAAACATAGCGCGGGTTGTCAGATACACGTATGGGTAAAGCACTAATCCGAGCAGGATGATTGCGCCGGAAAGTGAGCGTAAATCTGGCAGCCGGAACTGTCTTGGGCTGTCAAAGCCCAGTAAAAAACGGATAAAGGTTTGCAGGGGGCCAATCGGATGCAGCAGATCGAGCCACGCAAAGGCCACAATGTAGGTTGGCATTGCCAGCGGCAACAGTAACGCCCAGCTAAGAATTTTACGTCCAGGAAAATCCCATGCCGTTACCGCCCATGCGCTGCCTACGCCAATCACGCCGACCATCACCGCGACACCGGCTAATAACAGCACGGTATTTTTTAGTGCGGCAGGCAGTACATACGTCAGGAGATTATCCCAGTGAGATAAATTGGCCTGGGTAGCCTGCCAAATTAGCGCAATGATCGGTGTCAGAACGCCAAGCGCTACGCACAGTGCGCCAAGATGTAGCGGCGTTAATAATGACTGCGGCCCGGAAACCAGGCCGCGTAACGTCGGAAACTGCAGAGGTTTATTGATCGAATCCAACTTTATCTACCAGCAGACTAGCTTGTTTACGATATTTAACGATTTCGGTTAACGGCGTTTTATCGACGTTGATTTCACCAATAGTTGCGCTGATAACCGGATCAAGCGTCACGCCTTTCAGTACCGGGTATTCGAAGTTCGCTTTCGCATACTGCTGCTGGGCAGGTGCGGAAACCAGATATTCCATCAGCTTAACGGCATCGGCTTTATTTGGCGCATAGCGGGCTACAGCTGCGCCACTGATGTTGACGTGTGTACCGCCATTTTCAAAGGTGGGTTTAACGACTTTAATCGCATCGCCCCACTGACGTGCATCACTGCCTTCTTTGGCGTTTTTCATATGGCCGACGTAATAGGAGTTGGCGAGACCAATATCGCAAATTCGGCCGAGAATATCGCGAGCAACATCGCGGTCGCCACCGGTAGCTTTACGCGCCAGGTTAGCTTTCACACCGCGCAGCCATTCTTCGGTCTTTGCTTCACCGTGATGAGCAATCATTGCGGCGATCAGCGCCGTGTTATACGGGTGCTGTCCGGAACGAATACAGACTTTACCTTTGTACTCAGGGCTGGCGAGTTGTTCGTAATGCCAGTTATCGATTGGCAGTGACTTCTCGGCATACAGCACGCGGGCACGCATCGACAGCGCAAACCACTGATTATCTGCGCCGCGCAGATTAGCCGGAATAGCGGTTTTTAGTGCTTCTGACTCTACAGGCTGAGTTACACCCGCTTCCACTAAATCAATGAGGTTACCGGCATCGACGGTCATCAGCAGGTCGGCAGGTGAATTTTTACCTTCAGCTTTAACGCGCTCAAGCATACCGTCCTTGATATAGACCGTACTGACTTTGATGCCGCTGGTTTTGGTCCAGCTATCAAGCAAAGGCTGGATCAGACCCGGTTCACGGGTGGTATAGAGCGTTAACGTTTCCTGAGCGAACGCCGGTAGGCTAACTGAGAAGACCAGGACAGAGGCAAATGTGATACGGCGCAGTCCGGCGCGAGGCAGAGAATTCATCGTTTATATCCCAGAGTAATTGGAACGTACAGTGAACCGAGCGGGGGGATCGTTCCTTTGGCTCGCGTACAATAAATGATAATCACTAGCACTTACAATAATTGCAAAGTTTAAACGATTTACATTTACATAACTTTACCTGATTACCCATGATTAGCAGTCAGTTACCACGAACTATACTGATCTTACGTACAGTTATCGAGGTGCGAGATCATGGCCAAAAGCAAAATCCAATTCCAGAAAGGCTACAGCCTGTTTGAGTTTCTCAAGGACTATGGCACTGAGGCTCAGTGCGAAAACGCGCTGTTCACTTGGCGTTTTCCTAACGGCTTTGTCTGCCCTGAATGTGCCAACAAGACCTGTTGTCGCCTGAGAAGGCGGCCACGTGTGTGGCAATGCAATCACTGCCGTCACCAGATGTCATTGACTGGAAACACGATTTTCGCAAACACCAAGCTCCCACTGACCAAGTGGTTTCTGGCAATGCACCTGTTGTCACAAACCAAAACAGGCTTGTCAGCGATGGAGCTAAAGCGCCAGTTGGGCGTCAAATATGACACCGCCTGGATGCTCAAGCACAAGCTGCTGCAAGCCATGAAAGAGTCCGATGACAAGCAGCCCATCAGCGGCATCATTCAGCTCGATGATGTCTACTGGGGTGGCGAGCGCCGTGGTGGCAAACGGGGTCGGGGCGCGGCAGGCAAGACGCCGTTTGTGGCAGCAGTGGCCCTGAACAAGGAAGGACATCCAATCAAGATGCGGATGACGGTGGTCGATGGTTTCAAAACCAAGTCCGTTGCTGATTGGGCAAAACGGCATATTGCCAGTGGTAGCGCGGTGATATCCGATGGATTGGCCTGTTTCAAAGCGGTCAAGGAGGCCAATTGTGAGCACCTGGGTGTTGTCACCAGGGGCAACCTGGACTGGCTGGATCATCCGGCATTCAACTGGGTAAACACGATGATAGGAAATGTGAAAAACTCGCTGCGGGGCAGTTGTCATAAGCTCGGAGCGAAGCATTTACCAAGGGAAGGTGCGAACAAGTTCCTGATATGAGATCATCATATTCATCCGGAGCGCATCCCAGAGGGACATCATGAGCCATCAACTCACCTTCGCCGATAGTGAATTCAGCACTAAGCGCCGTCAGACCCGAAAAGAGATTTTCCTCTCCCGCATGGAGCAGATTTTGCCATGGCAGAATATGACCGCTGTCATCGAGCCGTTTTATCCCAAGGCGGGCAATGGCCGACGGCCCTATCCGCTGGAGACCATGCTGCGTATTCACTGCATGCAGCATTGGTACAACCTGAGCGACGGTGCCATGGAAGATGCCCTGTACGAAATCGCCTCCATGCGCCTGTTTGCCCGATTATCCCTGGATAGCGCCTTGCCTGACCGCACCACCATCATGAATTTCCGCCACCTGCTGGAGCAGCATCAACTGGCCCGCCAATTGTTCAAGACCATCAATCGCTGGCTGGCCGAAGCAGGCGTCATGATGACTCAAGGCACCTTGGTCGATGCCACCATCATTGAGGCACCCAGCTCGACCAAGAACAAAGAGCAGCAACGCGATCCGGAGATGCATCAGACCAAGAAAGGCAATCAGTGGCACTTTGGCATGAAGGCCCACATTGGTGTCGATGCCAAGAGTGGCCTGACCCACAGCCTAGTCACCACCGCGGCCAACGAGCATGACCTCAATCAGCCGGGTA
It encodes:
- a CDS encoding extracellular solute-binding protein, translated to MNSLPRAGLRRITFASVLVFSVSLPAFAQETLTLYTTREPGLIQPLLDSWTKTSGIKVSTVYIKDGMLERVKAEGKNSPADLLMTVDAGNLIDLVEAGVTQPVESEALKTAIPANLRGADNQWFALSMRARVLYAEKSLPIDNWHYEQLASPEYKGKVCIRSGQHPYNTALIAAMIAHHGEAKTEEWLRGVKANLARKATGGDRDVARDILGRICDIGLANSYYVGHMKNAKEGSDARQWGDAIKVVKPTFENGGTHVNISGAAVARYAPNKADAVKLMEYLVSAPAQQQYAKANFEYPVLKGVTLDPVISATIGEINVDKTPLTEIVKYRKQASLLVDKVGFDQ
- a CDS encoding IS5-like element ISKpn26 family transposase, whose product is MSHQLTFADSEFSTKRRQTRKEIFLSRMEQILPWQNMTAVIEPFYPKAGNGRRPYPLETMLRIHCMQHWYNLSDGAMEDALYEIASMRLFARLSLDSALPDRTTIMNFRHLLEQHQLARQLFKTINRWLAEAGVMMTQGTLVDATIIEAPSSTKNKEQQRDPEMHQTKKGNQWHFGMKAHIGVDAKSGLTHSLVTTAANEHDLNQPGNLLHGEEQFVSADAGYQGAPQREELAEVDVDWLIAERPGKVKTLKQHPRKNKTAINIEYMKASIRAKVEHPFRIIKRQFGFVKARYKGLLKNDNQLAMLFTLANLFRVDQMIRQWERSQ
- a CDS encoding ABC transporter permease subunit, which translates into the protein MDSINKPLQFPTLRGLVSGPQSLLTPLHLGALCVALGVLTPIIALIWQATQANLSHWDNLLTYVLPAALKNTVLLLAGVAVMVGVIGVGSAWAVTAWDFPGRKILSWALLLPLAMPTYIVAFAWLDLLHPIGPLQTFIRFLLGFDSPRQFRLPDLRSLSGAIILLGLVLYPYVYLTTRAMFISQPAHLLEAARTLGCSATGTFFRVALPMARPALAVGISLALLETLNDIGASEFLGVQTLTVTVYTTWISRSDLSAAAQIACMMLMFIFLILTLEFYGRRKQGFSSRSLREIQPSRVQGWRGWLLGGVISLPVVLGFLAPVLFLMWESAKRIGDENPLSSSLLSALQNTLSLAAGTTLVVVCVSMLVAWSARHSAADNAMPGFRRGVMRLASLGYAVPGTILAIGFLPPAMAVDRWLADLLDVRGLPLMSAGILLVICCAMRFQAIAIGALDSGLGRIPPSLEQASRLLGENGAGTFARVHFPLLRPALVSSALLVFADAMKELPTTLLLRPVNFETLATLLYAEAARGTYEEGAIAALMIVLAGTLPVILLVRHQMTRRG